From Granulimonas faecalis:
CGGCCCCAAGCCCGAGCTCGAGAGCTACCTCCGTGAGCGTGGCAAGGACCGGTACGCCGAGGTTGTCCGTGAGTCCGGCGAGCTCCCGGTGAGCTTCGTGTACCAGGACGACCCCTTGGGCCTCGGCCATGCGGTGCTCTGCGCCAAGGACGAGGTGGGCGACGAGCCCTTCTTCGTGCTGCTGGGCGACTACTTCGTCCCCGACCGCGAGATGTGCGTGCGCATGGCCGAGGTTTCCCGCGCCCACGGCGGCGCGTCGGTCATCGCCGTCGCCCCCGTGAGCCACGACGAGGTGAGCCGCTACGGCATCGTCGCCGGCGAGCAGGTGGGCACCCTCGACGGCGACGACCTCGACCTCGAGGAGCCCGGCTCGGTACTGCGCCTTTCCGGCATGGTGGAGAAGCCCGCCCCCGAGGACGCGCCCACCAACCTCTGCATCGTCGGCCGCTACCTCCTCTCACCCCGGGTCATGGAGCTGCTCCAGACGCAGCGGCCGGGTGCCGGCGGGGAGATTCAGCTCACCGACGCCCTCGAGCGCCTACTCAAGGAGGAGGAGATGTACGCCCTGGTCGTCGACCCCGCCGAGGGCTGCGACACCGGCACCCCCGCGGCCTGGGTGGGCACGTCCGCCCGCATGGCGCTCCTCGACCCGGCCACGCGCGAGGCCTTCCTCGAGGCGTTGGGCGACCAGGCCCTCTCCTGACCCATCCTACCCAGGGCGTTCCCACGAGGCACCCATGCGCTACATTCGCTTCAACAACGACGGATGGTACGCGCGCTACGATGACGGTCTGAACAAGACCAACGTCGTGCGCGTCGCCGACGCCGCCGCGGCCCGATGGGCCGACGTCTTCGGCGGGGGCACCGTCCACATCGGTTACGATACCCGGCGCCATGCCCCGGAGCTCGCCGCCGCCGCTGCTGCCGCGGTGGGGGCCTGGGGCCTTGACGCCCGCCTCTCCGACGGGCCGTGCCCCATGCCCGCCCTCAACTTCGCCACCCGGTCGGACCCGTCCGCCGTTGGCGCCCTCATGCTCACGGCCGACCACCGCAACGCCGACTACCTCGGCATCCGGGTGCGCAACAACGACTCCTCGGCCATCGGCCGCGACGAGGCCGGCGCCATCGAGGATCTCGTGTCCCAGGAGCTCGGCGAGGCTCAGGGCCCGTTCACGCTCGAGGAGAGCGTGGGCCCCTTCCTCGCTCACATGGCCTCCCTGGTCGACGTGCGTCGCATCCGCAACGCCCGTCTCGACTGCATCCTCGACCCCATGTACGGCACCGCGCGCGGCCACGCCGCCACCCTGCTCCGCTCCCTGGGCGTGGGTGTCGTCGAGATCCACGGGGATACCGTCGACGACTTCTGCGGCACGCACCCGGAGGTGGTGGAGCCTTGGCTCGACGACCTCGAGTACATGACGGGCCAGACCCAGGTTGACTTTGGCACCGCCATCGACGGCCCCTCCAACCGCGCTGCCGCCGTCGACGGCGAGGGCAACCTCGTGGCCGCCCCCAAGCTCCACGCCCTCGTGCTCATGCACCTCATCAAGAACCGCGGCCTCTCCGGCCGCATCGTGCTCCCGCGGTTCTCCTCCGTCGTCATCCGGCGGGTGGCCGAGTCGCTCGGCTGCGACGTCACCCTCGTGCCGCCCGGTCCCACCTGGCCGTTCGAGGAGATCCGCCAGGGCGGTGTCATCACCACGAGCGACGGCCTCGGCGGAATCTGTGTCCCCTCGCTCGACCCCGAGCGGAACGCCTTCGTCACCATGCTGCTCCTCGTGGAGCTCCTGGCCTACGAGGGGGTCTCCCTCCGGGAGATGGCGGCCAACCTCGATCGCGCGGTCGGGTCGATGGAGTACGGCCACCGGGAGATCCGCATGGACCCGGGCCGCTGCGCCGTGCTTCGCAACCTCCTCCCCGGGACCAACCCCGAGGGCCTCTGCGCCAAGAAGCCGGTGTCCGTGAGCCATGCCGACGGCCTGCGGGTCCAGTTCGACGACGACTCCTGGCTCTTCATCAGGCCGTCCATGTCCGAGCCGCTGGTGCGCATCTACGGCGAGGGGGTCGACCGTGCGGACAGGGACGAGCTCCTGGACATGGCGAAATCCTACGTCACCTCCCTCTGACCGCCCCGTATGTGTAGGGAATGTGGAGGGTCCGATCCCCGCCCCCGGGGGCCCGGGCGCCGCGTATAGTCATTTCTCGCGCCGCGGCACCCACCGCCTGGTGGTCCCGGCGCGACGGACCTTGAGAACCGGATACCGCGGCCTTTGGGGCCGCGGGGAGACAGACCATTAAGGATGGTTCCTCGCGGCGGGGGAGACCCCGCCGGGAAACGAGCGAACCTGTCATTTCCTTGTGGATCCGACGATCGGCGGATCATCGGCCGGGTCGGGCTCCATCTGACACGCACCGCGGCGCCAGCGGGCGCCGCGTGTCCGAACGGAGAGTTCGATCCTGGCTCAGGATGAACGCTGGCGGCGCGCCTAACACATGCAAGTCGAACGGGAAGCGGGGCCTCCGGGCCCCGCCGAGAGTGGCGAACGGCTGAGTAACACGTGGGCAACCTGCCCCCTCCACCGGGACAGCCTCGGGAAACCGTGGGTAATACCGGATACTCCGGGACGGCCGCATGGCCGGCCCGGGAAAGCCCAGACGGGAGGGGATGGGCCCGCGGCCTGTTAGCTAGTCGGCGGGGTAACGGCCCACCGAGGCGATTATGGGTAGCCGGGTTGAGAGACCGACCGGCCAGATTGGGACTGAGACACGGCCCAGACTCCTACGGGAGGCAGCAGTGGGGAATCTTGCGCAATGGGCGGAAGCCTGACGCAGCGACGCCGCGTGCGGGACGAAGGCCTTCGGGTCGTAAACCGCTTTCAGCAGGGACGAGGCCCTCACGGTGACGGTACCTGCAGAAGAAGCCCCGGCTAACTACGTGCCAGCAGCCGCGGTAATACGTAGGGGGCGAGCGTTATCCGGATTCATTGGGCGTAAAGCGCGCGTAGGCGGCCTGTTAGGTCGGGGGTCAAATACCGGGGCTCAACCCCGGTCCGCCCCCGATACCGGCAGGCTTGAGTCTGGTAGGGGAAGGCGGAATTCCCAGTGTAGCGGTGGAATGCGCAGATATTGGGAAGAACACCGGCGGCGAAGGCGGCCTTCTGGGCCACGACTGACGCTGAGGCGCGAAAGCTAGGGGAGCGAACAGGATTAGATACCCTGGTAGTCCTAGCCGTAAACGATGGACGCTAGGTGTGGGGGGACCTGCCCTCCGTGCCGCAGCCAACGCATTAAGCGTCCCGCCTGGGGAGTACGGCCGCAAGGCTAAAACTCAAAGGAATTGACGGGGGCCCGCACAAGCAGCGGAGCATGTGGCTTAATTCGAAGCAACGCGAAGAACCTTACCAGGGCTTGACATCACCGTGAAGCGGCGGAGACGCCGTGGCCGAGAGGAGCGGTGACAGGTGGTGCATGGCTGTCGTCAGCTCGTGTCGTGAGATGTTGGGTTAAGTCCCGCAACGAGCGCAACCCCTGCCGCGTGTTGCCAGCATTCAGTTGGGCACCCGCGCGGGACCGCCGGCGTCAAGCCGGAGGAGGGTGGGGACGACGTCAAGTCATCATGCCCCTTATGTCCTGGGCTGCACACGTGCTACAATGGCCGGCACAACGGGCTGCGACCGCGCGAGCGGAAGCGAATCCCTCAAAGCCGGCCCCAGTTCGGATCGGAGGCTGCAACCCGCCTCCGTGAAGTCGGAGTTGCTAGTAATCGCGGATCAGCACGCCGCGGTGAATGCGTTCCCGGGCCTTGTACACACCGCCCGTCACACCACCCGAGTCGTCTGCACCCGAAGTCGCCGGCCCAACCGCTCCGCGGGGGGAGGCGCCTAAGGTGTGGAGGGTAAGGGGGGTGAAGTCGTAACAAGGTAGCCGTACCGGAAGGTGCGGCTGGATCACCTCCTTTCTAGGGAGAACAAGCTTTCTAGAATCACTTTTCATCGAAGCTCACGCAGCCGGGCCCGCCCGGCCGGTGGGCCGCCGTCTCCCCGCGCACCCGAGGCGCCGCGGCACCCGGTCCCGAGGGCCCGTCCCTCCGCACCTTGAGAGCCGCATAGCACGCGAAGCAATCCCCTCCCCCCAAGGGGGAGGGGTCGCATCTGATCGCCTGGGCCCCTCCCTGGGGCCCGGGTATGTGCAACTGCACAAGAAAGCACACCAGCGTTAAGAAAGCGAGCCCCCCGCGCACCCGCGCGGGGGGCGGGCAAGATGGAAAAGGCGCACGGTGGATGCCTTGGCACAGGAAGCCGACGAAGGACGTGACAAGCTGCGATAAGCCGCGGTGAGGCGCACATGGCCTGCGACCCGCGGATCTCCGAATGGGCGAACCCGGCAGGAAGAGACGCCTGCCGCCCGCCGGCCGAACCCATAGGCCGGCGGGGGACAACCCGCCGAACTGAAACATCTAAGTAGGCGGAGGAAGAGAAATCAACAGAGATTCCCCCAGTAGCGGCGAGCGAACGGGGAAGAGGCCAAACCGGCGAGCGCGCGCACCCGGCAGGGTTTGCGCCGCCGGGGTTGCAGGGGCGCGCATCGGGGGCCTGCCGGCCCCCGGCGCAGTGACAAACCGGGACGGGAGCCGAACGGCATGGGAAGGCCGGCGGCACAGGGTTAGAGCCCCGTAGGCGAACCCGCCCCGGCTGCGCGTCGCGCACCCTGAGTACCGCCGGACACGTGAAACCCGGTGGGAAGCAGGGGGGACCACCCTCCAAGCCTAAACACTCTCCTGTGACCGATAGCGGACCAGTACCGTGAGGGAAAGGTGAAAAGCACCCCGGGAGGGGAGTGAAACAGCACCTGAAACCGTGCGCCCACAAGCAGTCGGAGCACCCCTTCGGGGTGTGACGGCGTGCCTTTTGTAGAATGAGCCAGCGAGTTGCGCCGCGCGGCGAGGTTTAGCTTGGAAGCGAGCCGCAGCGAAAGCGAGTCCGAAACGGGCGTTCCAGTCGCGCGACGCAGACGCGAAGCCGGGTGAGCTACCCATGGGCAGGCTGAAGCGGGGGTAAGACCCCGTGGAGGGCCGAACCCACCTAGGTTGAAAACTGGGGGGATGACCTGTGGGTAGGGGTGAAAGGCCAATCAAACCCGGAGATATCTCGTTCTCCCCGAAATAGCTTTAGGGCTAGCCTCGGCCGTTTACCGTCGCAGGTAGAGCACCGGATGGGCGCGGGGGCCTCACCGCCTACCAACCCCAACCGAACTCCGAATGGCGACGGTCGAGAGGCCGGGAGTCAGAACGCGTGGGCTAAGCCGCGCGTTCGAGAGGGAAACAGCCCAGACCGCCCGCCAAGGCCCCCAAGTCCGTGCCGAGTGGCAAAGGATGTGCGTCTGCCCAGACAACCAGGATGTTGGCTTAGAAGCAGCCATCCATTCAAAGAGTGCGTAACAGCTCACTGGTCGAGTGGACATGCGCCGACAATACACGGGGCTAAGCACGGCGCCGAAGCGGCGGACCGGACCCAGCGTCCGGTGGTAGGGGAGCTTTCCGCGCAGCGGCGAAGCCGGCGGGCGACCGACCGGTGGAGCGCGCGGAAGTGAGAATGCTGGCATGAGTAACGAGAGCGGCGTGGGAAACGCCGCCGCCGTGAACCCAAGGTTTCCTGGGCGAGGCTAATCCTCCCAGGGTCAGTCGGGGGCTAAGGCGAGGCCGGAAGGCGTAGCCGATGCACAGCAGGCAGACATTCCTGCACCCCCCGAGGGGCGCTATCAGCGACGGGGTGACGGAGAGGGGTGGCTCGACGGGGTTCTGGACGTCCCCGCGAAGCCGCGTAGCCCGGGGCGCTGTGAAACGCGCGCCCCGCCAAGGGGTGAGGCGGCCGACGAAGCGATTGAGCGAAGCGAGTGAGCCCGTGCTTCCTAGAAAAACCTCTAGCGAGCCCCTGGGGGCCCGTACCGCAAACCGACACAGGTGGGTGGGTAGAACATACCAAGGCGATCGGGAGAACCATGGTCAAGGAACTCGGCAAAATGGCCCCGTAACTTCGGGAGAAGGGGCGCTCCCCCAGGTGATGGACCTCGCGTCCGGAGCCCGGGGGAGCCGCAGTGGAGAGGCCCAAACGACTGTTTACCAAAAACACAGGACTCTGCTGAAGTCGTAAGACGACGTATAGGGTCTGACGCCTGCCCGGTGCCGGAAGGTCACGGGGAGCCGTCAGCGCCTCCGGGCGCGAAGCGGCGAACCCAAGCCCCGGTAAACGGCGGCCGTAACTATAACGGTCCTAAGGTAGCGAAATTCCTTGTCGGGTAAGTTCCGACCTGCACGAAAGGCGCAACGATTTGGGCGCTGTCTCGACCATGGACCCGGTGAAATTGCACTAGTCGTGAAGATGCGACTTACCCGCGGAAGGACGGAAAGACCCCGTGAACCTT
This genomic window contains:
- a CDS encoding UTP--glucose-1-phosphate uridylyltransferase, with protein sequence MKAIIPAAGLGTRFLPATKSNPKELLPVLDKPVIQYVVEEALEPEGVDGVVIVNSHLKPQLEEYFGPKPELESYLRERGKDRYAEVVRESGELPVSFVYQDDPLGLGHAVLCAKDEVGDEPFFVLLGDYFVPDREMCVRMAEVSRAHGGASVIAVAPVSHDEVSRYGIVAGEQVGTLDGDDLDLEEPGSVLRLSGMVEKPAPEDAPTNLCIVGRYLLSPRVMELLQTQRPGAGGEIQLTDALERLLKEEEMYALVVDPAEGCDTGTPAAWVGTSARMALLDPATREAFLEALGDQALS
- a CDS encoding phosphoglucomutase/phosphomannomutase family protein — encoded protein: MRYIRFNNDGWYARYDDGLNKTNVVRVADAAAARWADVFGGGTVHIGYDTRRHAPELAAAAAAAVGAWGLDARLSDGPCPMPALNFATRSDPSAVGALMLTADHRNADYLGIRVRNNDSSAIGRDEAGAIEDLVSQELGEAQGPFTLEESVGPFLAHMASLVDVRRIRNARLDCILDPMYGTARGHAATLLRSLGVGVVEIHGDTVDDFCGTHPEVVEPWLDDLEYMTGQTQVDFGTAIDGPSNRAAAVDGEGNLVAAPKLHALVLMHLIKNRGLSGRIVLPRFSSVVIRRVAESLGCDVTLVPPGPTWPFEEIRQGGVITTSDGLGGICVPSLDPERNAFVTMLLLVELLAYEGVSLREMAANLDRAVGSMEYGHREIRMDPGRCAVLRNLLPGTNPEGLCAKKPVSVSHADGLRVQFDDDSWLFIRPSMSEPLVRIYGEGVDRADRDELLDMAKSYVTSL